GCGAGTACATGAAGCCGAGGTCCTGAGGGTCGCGGTGCTCCTTGCCACCGTTGGCCAGGCCCGCTTCGGCGGTGCTGTCCACGTGGTCACGGGAGTCCCGGCTGATCGCGTTGAGGACCTGGACCTGGGTGGCGGGGTCCACCAGCTCACGCGTGGTGAAGGTGGAGAAGAACTCGCGCCGCAGGATCATGAAGAAGACGTTCTCGTCCAGCACCACACACGCCGCGTTCTCATCGGTGAAAAGCGGGTTGATGCTGAAGCCGAGGGAGGTGTAGAAGGTCTTGGCCCGATCCAGGTCGCTGGTGGGCAGGTTCACGAAAATCATGGTGCTCACGTCGATACTCCGATGCTGTGATGGCACTTGCTTTTTGCAAGTAACTCCATCGTGACGCGCGGCACACCGGGTGTCAACGGGTGCGGCGGAATCTCTGGAGCGCGGATCCGCCCGAGGCTCACCGCCTCTCGGACAACAAAAAACTCCCGGTTCACTGAACCGGGAGTTTCCCTTTGTGCGCGAGGGGGGATTTGAACCCCCACGCCCTTTCGGACACTGGCACCTGAAGCCAGCGCGTCTGCCGTTCCGCCACTCGCGCGCACTTCGCTTTCCCCGTGACCGGTGAAAGCAACGGGAACAATCATAACCATGAGGGAGCCGGAATGTGAAATCGGGTGCCACCCCCTCCCCTCGGCGGGCGGACCTCACCCTCCACGGGTCGCGCTCCGCCGCCCCACCGCTGGCATCCGGCCCCTCCCCCTCAGGGCGGAGACCCGGTGGGAAGTTGCTGGGAGTTCTGCCGATTCCGGGCGTTTAAGGCACTCCGGGGTAGGGGCTGAAGGAGCCTGGACAGTAGTATCGGATTCAATGGCCGGCACTTCGCCGTCGGCCGTCCCTGGGTGATGTCCCTCAGGAACCGAGAGGAAAGGAGTACGTCATGGGCTTGCTCGACCGTGTTGAACGCGGCCTGGAAAAGGCCGTCCGTGGCGTCTTCAGCGGTGGCTCCAAGGCTCAGCTGCAGCCGGTGGAGATCGCCAGCCTCCTGCGGCGCGAAATGGACAACAAGGTGCTGACCGTCTCCACGAGCCGGAGCATCGCCCCCAACAGCTTCGAAGTCCTGCTGGGCGAGACCGACTACGCCCGCGCCGAGGACTGGGGCACGGCCCTCGCCGAGGAACTGTGCGACGTCGTCATCGCCCACGCCAAGAGCCAGGGGTACACGCTCCCCGGGCCGGTGCGTGTGGCCTTCGTCCGCGAACCCGACCTCAAAGCCGGCGACGTGACCATCGAGTCCCGCGCGGACAAGGCCCAGGGCTCGGCGCCGGCGCCGTCCCGCGGGCACGTGCCGCCGTCGGCTCCCGAGCGCGCCCCCACCCAGGTCCAGCCGGTCCTGGACCTGAACGATCAGCGCTACTCGCTGAACGCGGCCAGCATCATCCTCGGTCGCGCCTCCGACGCCGACATCCCGGTCGACGACACCGGGGTCTCCCGCCGGCACCTCGAGATCCGCACCCAGGGCAACGCCAGCTGGGCCGTGGATCTGGGCTCGACCAACGGCAGCTACATCAACGGCCAGCGGCTCAACGGCAGCATGGAACTGACGGACGGCTCGGTCATCACCATGGGCCGCACCCGCATGATCTTCCGGCTCATTCCCGTCAACCCGGGGAGGAACGCATGAATGAACTCAGCGATCTGACCGTCACGGCCCTCCGCTTCGGCTTCCTCCTGCTGATCTGGGTCCTGATCTTCAGCATCGTCTCGGCCATGCGCCGGGACCTCATGATCGGCGGCACGGCCAAGACCGGAGCCCTGACCGCACGGCAGCTCCGTAAGCACCCGGAACTCGCCCAGGCCCAGGCTCCCGTGGCCCGGCAGCAGGCGCGGCACCTGGTGGTCACCGAAGGACCCCTCGCGGGAACCCGCCTGGACCTGGCGTCCAGCCCGATCCTTCTGGGACGCGCTCAGGAGGCCACCCTGGTCCTCGAGGACGATTACGCCTCCGGCCGCCACGCACGCCTCTTCCCGCAGGGCAGCCGCTGGTTCATCGAAGACCTCGGCTCCACGAACGGCACCTATCTCGGCGATCAGCAGCTCACGCGAGCGCTCCCCGTTGAGCTGGGCGTCCCGGTCCGGATCGGCAAGACGGTCATCGAATTGAGGCCGTGACCTTGGCATCCGAGGAGAAGAACGCAGAGCTGGGCCCTGAGGAGACCCGGCCGCATCTGGTCATGCGCTATGCCGCACGGTCCGATGTGGGGCTCGTGCGCGCCAAGAACGACGACTCGGCGTACGCCGGGCGCCACCTGGCCGTGGTGGCCGACGGCATGGGCGGCCACGCGGGCGGCAACGTCGCCTCCGCATCGACCGTCCTCGATCTGATCCACCTCGACCATGACGATTACGACGGCGACGCCGGCACGGTCCTGGCCGACGAGATCCAGACCGCGAACTCGATCCTCTCCCAGCTCGTCCACGTCGATCCGCTCCTCGCCGGCATGGGCACGACCGTCACCGCCCTGCTCCTCGCCGACGGCAAGCTCAATTACGCCCACATCGGCGACTCCCGCGCCTACCGTCTCCGCGACGGAGCGTTCGAGCAGGTCAGCGTGGACCACACGTTCGTGCAGCGCCTGGTCGATGAAGGCCGGCTGCGCCCCGAGGAAGCCGAGACCCACCCCCACAAGAACGTCCTCATGCGCGTCCTGGGCGATGTGGATGCCAGCCCCGAACTGGATCTCAACGAACTCGAGGCCCGCGAGGGCGACCGCTGGCTCCTCTGCTCCGACGGTCTGAACTTCGTCCCGCACCACATGGTGGAAGCGGTCGTCCGTGGCACCGCATCGGTCGCCCGCGCCGCCGATCAGCTCATCGAGCTCACTCTCGCCGCCGGCTCCCCGGACAATGTCACCGTCATCGTCCTGGACATCATCGCCGACGACGACGCGGCCTCCTCCGCGGCGGCCGCCACCTCGGACTCCGGCGCCGAGGCCGAGGCCCCCATCGCTGCGGACACCGAGGCTGATCTCACCGATCCGGCTCACGCCGCGGAGCCGAAGTCCGGGAATCCCGGCCCCGACCCCTCCTTCCAGGAGGGCGTCAACACGGTCCTCCTCACCCCGGCCCCGGCCGAGGACACCCGCACCGACCCCAATCTCGGCGCGCACCTCACGGCCGAGGTCCTTCGCCTCGAACTCGAGGCCCGGCCGCACGAACTCGTCGGAGCCGCGGCCCTGGCCCTCGAGACCGGCAAGATCCCCAACATCGCCGGACGCGCCGTCGCGCGGCGCGCGGCGACCGTCCTCACGCACCGGCAGGAGAGCGCGGACGCGGCGGCCGACGAGGAAACGGCCGCACCTGTCGGGAGGCCGCGCCGTCGCTGGTTCCGCTGGGCCGTCACCCTCGTGGTGCTCGCCGTCGTCGGCGTGGGCCTCTGGTTCGGGTACGCCTGGACCCAGACGCGCTATTACGTGGGCGAGGTGGACGGCCGCGTGGCCATCTACAACGGCGTCTCACAGCAGCTCGGGCCCATCAAGCTCTCCACCGTGCACTCGGTGACCGAGATCCAGGTGAGCAGCCTGCCGTCGTTCTCCCAGCAGCGGGTGAAGGAGACCATTCCGGCGCGCGATCTGCCGGACGCCGAACTGGTGGTCCGCAACCTCAGCCTCGGCCACGACTTCGACGAGCGTCAGTGCCCCACGGTGTCCCCGTCGCCGTCCGCCATCCCGAGTGCCAAGAGCTCCGCGAGCCCGGCCAAGGCCACCCCGAAGCCCAGCTCGTCGGCGACCGCGAAACCGTCCGCGGCGGCGTCGCCGTCGGGCACGCCGTCCTCGCCCGCCGCCTGTGGAGGTGCCCGATGAGTTCAGCAGTCGCCGCCCAGCCGGTCGTGAAGCCTCGCCGCAACATCGAGCTGGTGCTCCTGGTCCTCGCCCTCCTGGTCGGGATCGGCGCCAGCGTGATGGTCGGCATCAACAACCCGGATTCGTTCAACAAGGACTTCTGGTTCCAGTCGATCCTCCTCGTCGTTGCATCACTCGCGGTGCATATGACCCTGCGCTTCCGCGCGAAGTATGCCGATCCGTTCATTCTTCCGATCGTCGTCGCCCTGAACGGCCTCGGTCTGGCCATGATCCACCGCCTTGACGGCCCCAAGAGCGACGTCGGCAACACGCAGTTGCGCTGGACGCTCATCGCCGTGGTGTGCACGATCGTCCTCATCTGGTTCCTCAAGGACCACCGCCGTCTACGGCGCTTTACTTACATCTCGCTGGCCGCGAGTGCCGTGTTGCTCGTGCTGCCCTTGGTGCCCGGCCTGTCCGCCGGTGAGATCAACGGCGCCAATCTGTGGATCAAGCTCGGCCCGTTCACGTTCCAGCCCGGCGAGATCGCGAAGATCACCCTGGCCATCTTCTTCGCCGGGTACCTCTCGGTGAACCGCGACCTGATCCTGTTGGCCGGCCGCAAGGTGGGCAAGCTCCAGTTCCCCCGTTTCCGGGACATGGGGCCCATGCTTGCGGCCTGGGCCGTCAGCATCGGCATCCTGGTGCTCCAGCGGGACATGGGCACGTCCTTCATGTTCTTCAGCCTGTTCATGGTGATGATCTACGTGGCCACGGGCCGCGTCAGCTGGGTCATCATCGGCCTGGTGCTCATCGCCGTGGCCGGCGTCGTGGCGGCGCAGCTGTTCTCGCATGTGAAGTACCGCATGGAGAGCTGGTCCAACGCCTTCGACCCCGAGATCTACAACCGCGATCTCGGCGGCAGCTACCAGATCGTGCAAGGCCTCTTCGGCATGGCCGACGGCGGCGTGTTCGGCACCGGGCTCGGCCAGGGACAGCCGAACCGGGTCCCGTTCTCCAACAGCGACATGATCATCGCCTCATTCGGCGAGGAGCTCGGCCTGATCGGCCTGTCCGCGATGCTTCTGCTGTACCTCCTGCTCATCACCCGCGGTTTCCGTGCGGCACTCGGCACGCGGGACTCGTTCGGCAAGCTGCTCGGCGTCGGGCTGTCCTTCGTCATGGCCGTCCAGTGCTTCGTGGTCATCGGCGGCGTCACGCGCCTCATCCCGCTGACCGGCCTGACCACCCCGTTCCTCGCCGCCGGAGGGTCCTCCCTGCTGGCCAACTGGATCGTCGCCGGCCTGCTGCTCATGATCTCCAACGTGGCCCGCGGTCCGGTCGACACCAGCCCGCTGCGTGACGGTGAAGCTCCCGTGACCGGCCCCTCGGCGACCGCCGAAGTGCCGTCGCGGCCGACGACCCCCGCCCTGGGCACCGCCCAGAGCGGCACACCGAGCACGGCACAGAGCAGTCAGGAGGTGCACCCGTGAATCAGTCCATCCGCAACGCCTGGATCGCCACCGTGGCGCTCTTCGCCCTGCTCTTCGGCGCCATCAGCTACATCCAGGTCGTCGGCGCCCAGGACCTGAGCACCAACGCCTTGAACGACCGCGCTCTCCAGCGGAACCTCTGCAGCGACCGCGGGACGATCCTGGCCGGTGGTCAGCCCATCGCGGAATCGGTGCCCGGCACCGAGTCCTGTAAGTCGAAGCGGAGCTACCCGGGCGGCGCCCTCTACGCGGGCATCACCGGATACTTCTCGACCAATGGCAGCGCCGGATCCACCGGCCTGGAGCGCGAACTCAACGGCGCCCTGACGGGTGACTCGGACCAGCAGTTCCTGGAGCGGGTGCGCCAGCTGTTCCTCGGCAAGCAGCCTCAGGGCGCCAACGTCGAGACCACCATCGACCCCAAGATCCAGAAGCTCGCCTACGATCTCCTCCCGGATGACATCGAAGGCTACGCCGTCGTCCAGAACCCCAAGACCGGCGCGATCCTGGCCATGGTCTCCAAGCCGTCCTACGACCCCAACACGGTGGCGACCCTGGACAGCGACGCCGCGCTGGCCGCCAAGGCCAAGCTGGACGCGACCAAGGGCATCAACCTCTACCAGAACGTCTCCGGTCCCACGGGCGCGCTCATGGCTCCCGGGTCCGTCTTCAAGCTGATCGACACGGCGGCCGCGCTCGAATCCGGCAAGTACACCAAGGATTCGGTCCTCCCGAACCCCGCGGAACTCACGTTCCCCGGCCTGCAGTACACGCTGCCGAACTACCGCGGCGGACAGTGCTACGCCAAGGACAAGGCCGGATTCGACTTCGCCCTGGCCAACTCCTGCAACACCCCGTTCGCCAGCATCGCGCTGGACCTGGGTGAGAAGAAGATCGCCGAAACGGCCAAGAACTTCGGGATCGGGCAGGACCTCGGCGACCGGCTGGACCTGCAGTACGCCCAGAGCCGTTTCCCCACGGACCTGGACAAGCCCCAGCTGGCCCAGTCGGCCATCGGCCAGTACAACGTCCAGGTGACCCCGCTGCAGATCTCCATGCTCACGAGTGCCATCGCCAACGGCGGCGTGCAGATGAAGCCGCAGCTCGTGAAGGCACTCCGCGCTCCCGATCTGCGGGTGCTCGCCGAGTACAAGCCGGAGCCGCTGCGGACCGCCACGAGTCCCGAGGTCGCCCGTCAGATCACCGACTGGATGGTGGGTGTGGTGGACAACGGTCTCGCCGCCCCGGCAGCCATCCCCGGAGTGAAGGTCGCCGCGAAGACCGGCACCGCCGAGCTCACGGCCGATGACTACAACAACTCCTGGTTCACCGGCTTTGCCCCGGCGGACAATCCCCAGGTGGTCGTGACCCTCGCCTTCCACGGCGTGAACTCGGCCACCGGAGCGCAACTGACCAGTCCTAACGCGAAGAAACTCTTTGAGGCGGTGTTGAACAAGTGAGGCCAACGTCTGGAATCACTCTCGGC
This portion of the Arthrobacter woluwensis genome encodes:
- a CDS encoding FhaA domain-containing protein — protein: MGLLDRVERGLEKAVRGVFSGGSKAQLQPVEIASLLRREMDNKVLTVSTSRSIAPNSFEVLLGETDYARAEDWGTALAEELCDVVIAHAKSQGYTLPGPVRVAFVREPDLKAGDVTIESRADKAQGSAPAPSRGHVPPSAPERAPTQVQPVLDLNDQRYSLNAASIILGRASDADIPVDDTGVSRRHLEIRTQGNASWAVDLGSTNGSYINGQRLNGSMELTDGSVITMGRTRMIFRLIPVNPGRNA
- a CDS encoding protein phosphatase 2C domain-containing protein yields the protein MASEEKNAELGPEETRPHLVMRYAARSDVGLVRAKNDDSAYAGRHLAVVADGMGGHAGGNVASASTVLDLIHLDHDDYDGDAGTVLADEIQTANSILSQLVHVDPLLAGMGTTVTALLLADGKLNYAHIGDSRAYRLRDGAFEQVSVDHTFVQRLVDEGRLRPEEAETHPHKNVLMRVLGDVDASPELDLNELEAREGDRWLLCSDGLNFVPHHMVEAVVRGTASVARAADQLIELTLAAGSPDNVTVIVLDIIADDDAASSAAAATSDSGAEAEAPIAADTEADLTDPAHAAEPKSGNPGPDPSFQEGVNTVLLTPAPAEDTRTDPNLGAHLTAEVLRLELEARPHELVGAAALALETGKIPNIAGRAVARRAATVLTHRQESADAAADEETAAPVGRPRRRWFRWAVTLVVLAVVGVGLWFGYAWTQTRYYVGEVDGRVAIYNGVSQQLGPIKLSTVHSVTEIQVSSLPSFSQQRVKETIPARDLPDAELVVRNLSLGHDFDERQCPTVSPSPSAIPSAKSSASPAKATPKPSSSATAKPSAAASPSGTPSSPAACGGAR
- a CDS encoding FHA domain-containing protein FhaB/FipA, coding for MNELSDLTVTALRFGFLLLIWVLIFSIVSAMRRDLMIGGTAKTGALTARQLRKHPELAQAQAPVARQQARHLVVTEGPLAGTRLDLASSPILLGRAQEATLVLEDDYASGRHARLFPQGSRWFIEDLGSTNGTYLGDQQLTRALPVELGVPVRIGKTVIELRP
- a CDS encoding FtsW/RodA/SpoVE family cell cycle protein encodes the protein MSSAVAAQPVVKPRRNIELVLLVLALLVGIGASVMVGINNPDSFNKDFWFQSILLVVASLAVHMTLRFRAKYADPFILPIVVALNGLGLAMIHRLDGPKSDVGNTQLRWTLIAVVCTIVLIWFLKDHRRLRRFTYISLAASAVLLVLPLVPGLSAGEINGANLWIKLGPFTFQPGEIAKITLAIFFAGYLSVNRDLILLAGRKVGKLQFPRFRDMGPMLAAWAVSIGILVLQRDMGTSFMFFSLFMVMIYVATGRVSWVIIGLVLIAVAGVVAAQLFSHVKYRMESWSNAFDPEIYNRDLGGSYQIVQGLFGMADGGVFGTGLGQGQPNRVPFSNSDMIIASFGEELGLIGLSAMLLLYLLLITRGFRAALGTRDSFGKLLGVGLSFVMAVQCFVVIGGVTRLIPLTGLTTPFLAAGGSSLLANWIVAGLLLMISNVARGPVDTSPLRDGEAPVTGPSATAEVPSRPTTPALGTAQSGTPSTAQSSQEVHP
- a CDS encoding peptidoglycan D,D-transpeptidase FtsI family protein, whose product is MNQSIRNAWIATVALFALLFGAISYIQVVGAQDLSTNALNDRALQRNLCSDRGTILAGGQPIAESVPGTESCKSKRSYPGGALYAGITGYFSTNGSAGSTGLERELNGALTGDSDQQFLERVRQLFLGKQPQGANVETTIDPKIQKLAYDLLPDDIEGYAVVQNPKTGAILAMVSKPSYDPNTVATLDSDAALAAKAKLDATKGINLYQNVSGPTGALMAPGSVFKLIDTAAALESGKYTKDSVLPNPAELTFPGLQYTLPNYRGGQCYAKDKAGFDFALANSCNTPFASIALDLGEKKIAETAKNFGIGQDLGDRLDLQYAQSRFPTDLDKPQLAQSAIGQYNVQVTPLQISMLTSAIANGGVQMKPQLVKALRAPDLRVLAEYKPEPLRTATSPEVARQITDWMVGVVDNGLAAPAAIPGVKVAAKTGTAELTADDYNNSWFTGFAPADNPQVVVTLAFHGVNSATGAQLTSPNAKKLFEAVLNK
- a CDS encoding VOC family protein codes for the protein MIFVNLPTSDLDRAKTFYTSLGFSINPLFTDENAACVVLDENVFFMILRREFFSTFTTRELVDPATQVQVLNAISRDSRDHVDSTAEAGLANGGKEHRDPQDLGFMYSRSIEDPDGNILEFVYMEPQAVENGPGEHVAEQAAG